The following are encoded in a window of candidate division KSB1 bacterium genomic DNA:
- a CDS encoding lamin tail domain-containing protein — MKFKSVWLLLFSAVPCIGAVRINEFMAANRTVLEDPQEKGEYPDWIELYNSGSDPIDLSGWTISDDPFDETQRLPSGISIPGKGYLLLIADGEPHQGPRHLGFKLKAEGGSIYLNAAGACVDSLRYPPQQSDLSYGRAPDGADQLLFLSFPTPGRANPTTGFLGRVGNVLFSRPHGFYDEPFELMLSVDPPQAEIFYTLDGSEPSDREEGSTRRYRGPLHISTTTAVRARAFLPQWQPSGSVTQTYIFPQQVIRQPKNPPGFPRNWGLSGLGDYEMDPHVVNHPKYRDEIISDLLSLPAISLVMPVDDWFGDNGRGIYVQGENDERACSVEWIPTDGSEGFQINCGVMVVGGTSPDRWKIDKLSLRLKFKREYGEAKLHYPLFGFSATDEFDTIVLDARCNNTWAYGGSVRVQGRDLRQNDIAQYTRDPFTAELQRLAGGLAPHGRQVHLYLNGLYWGLYYLHERPDEHFAAAYRGGRAEDYDVVKHNPDQVVAGSNEAYKQMFAVANSSRPLEEKYVLLEEMLDLDDFISYLLVNFYLGNYDWAHQNWYATRAKSGRESKWRYHSWDAEHVMEAVDWDVTGKNDDGGPTRLHQVLKDHPVYRRRFADRVYSLFFNDGILSTERIKALYARFAEEVYRPIVCESARWGDSRRDTPYTRDVEWIRERNWLLNQYFPQRREIVLDQLRRRGLYPRVEPPRFLIAGQETNGGRISPGTALTLQAASPIYYTLDGTDPQAEGETRRTTWVPVGAAKKVLVPSTSYGIRWRSDLSYDDSQWLSVVGGVGYDLDGTYRPFINFDTRSLMYDPRNGKPTSCYLRIPFKLEEEQLAGVRRLYLKMRYDDGFVAFINGGIAASANAPAVHSWDAAALSAREASEEELFDCSSVIKRLKAGDNLLAIQAMNVSSSSSDFLITVELIAEEGKNSTPSPKAIRYEKPIVVERTTLIAARTTDGYEWSPLHRVLLAVADPLPSLRITEIHYNPLSEADRDGSSYEFIELKNIGVKALDLGFSRFCRGIGYTFPANARLEPNAFYVIASDSEAFYSRYHFPPNGVFSGNLDNAGERLVLINAAGDTIIDLRYNDRPPWPKEADGSGKSLVAGEVEPRGDPNRAEYWRASALMHGSPRRDDRAALEVVSAQAQPARYELWPPYPNPFNTSTVLRFALPVEGQVRVRLFNLLGQEVAVPVDDRMSAGVHDITLDAASLSSGVYVVKFEAGTFNRLRKITVLK, encoded by the coding sequence ATGAAGTTCAAATCCGTTTGGCTGCTTCTTTTCTCCGCCGTGCCGTGTATCGGGGCGGTGCGGATCAACGAATTCATGGCAGCGAACCGGACGGTTCTGGAGGATCCGCAGGAAAAAGGCGAGTATCCCGATTGGATCGAGCTTTACAATTCCGGCAGCGATCCGATCGATCTCAGCGGATGGACGATTTCAGACGACCCTTTTGACGAAACTCAGCGCCTGCCGAGCGGCATAAGCATCCCCGGCAAAGGTTATTTGCTTTTGATCGCCGACGGCGAGCCGCATCAAGGCCCACGGCATCTCGGCTTTAAACTAAAGGCGGAAGGCGGATCGATTTACCTGAATGCCGCCGGTGCCTGCGTCGATTCCCTCCGTTACCCGCCGCAGCAGAGTGATCTGTCCTACGGCCGCGCACCGGATGGGGCTGATCAGCTGCTGTTTCTGTCTTTTCCCACGCCGGGGCGCGCCAACCCCACAACCGGCTTCCTCGGTCGAGTCGGAAACGTACTGTTCAGCAGACCGCACGGCTTTTATGATGAGCCGTTCGAGCTGATGCTGAGCGTCGACCCGCCGCAGGCGGAGATTTTCTATACCCTCGACGGCAGCGAGCCTTCCGATCGGGAGGAAGGCTCGACAAGGCGCTACCGAGGCCCTCTGCACATCAGTACGACCACCGCCGTCCGCGCCCGCGCCTTTTTGCCGCAATGGCAGCCGAGCGGCTCCGTCACCCAAACCTACATTTTCCCGCAGCAGGTCATTCGCCAGCCCAAAAATCCCCCAGGGTTTCCACGCAATTGGGGATTGAGCGGACTCGGCGACTATGAGATGGATCCGCATGTGGTCAATCATCCGAAGTACAGAGATGAGATCATCAGCGATCTGTTGAGCCTGCCGGCGATCTCGCTGGTCATGCCCGTGGACGACTGGTTCGGCGACAATGGCCGCGGCATCTATGTGCAGGGGGAAAATGACGAACGTGCCTGTTCGGTCGAATGGATTCCGACGGACGGCAGCGAAGGGTTTCAGATCAATTGCGGCGTTATGGTCGTCGGCGGCACGAGCCCGGACCGCTGGAAAATCGACAAGCTTTCTCTGCGTCTCAAGTTCAAGCGCGAATATGGAGAGGCCAAGCTCCATTACCCGCTTTTCGGCTTTTCTGCGACGGATGAATTCGATACAATCGTTTTGGATGCGCGCTGCAACAACACCTGGGCTTACGGCGGCAGCGTGCGGGTGCAGGGCCGCGATCTGCGTCAGAACGACATTGCCCAATACACTCGCGATCCCTTTACCGCCGAGCTCCAGCGTCTTGCCGGCGGCTTGGCGCCGCACGGCCGACAGGTGCACCTCTACCTCAACGGCCTCTACTGGGGGCTCTATTATCTGCACGAACGTCCGGATGAGCACTTTGCCGCGGCTTATCGCGGCGGACGGGCCGAGGATTACGACGTTGTGAAGCATAATCCCGACCAGGTCGTCGCCGGCAGCAACGAGGCTTACAAACAGATGTTTGCCGTCGCCAACTCTTCCCGACCCCTCGAAGAAAAGTATGTCCTGTTGGAAGAAATGCTCGATCTGGATGATTTTATCAGCTATCTGCTTGTCAACTTTTACCTCGGCAATTATGATTGGGCGCATCAAAATTGGTACGCCACGCGCGCCAAGAGCGGCCGCGAAAGCAAATGGCGGTATCACAGTTGGGACGCCGAGCACGTCATGGAAGCCGTCGATTGGGACGTGACGGGCAAAAACGACGACGGCGGCCCGACGCGGCTGCATCAGGTTCTCAAGGATCATCCCGTATATCGCCGCCGCTTTGCCGATCGAGTCTATTCGCTGTTCTTCAACGACGGAATATTGTCGACCGAACGGATCAAGGCGCTCTATGCCCGCTTTGCCGAGGAGGTTTATCGGCCGATCGTTTGCGAGTCGGCGCGCTGGGGAGACAGTCGCCGCGACACCCCTTACACCCGAGATGTCGAATGGATCAGGGAACGCAATTGGCTGCTGAACCAGTATTTCCCGCAGCGAAGGGAAATCGTGCTCGACCAGCTGCGCAGGCGGGGACTCTATCCGCGGGTAGAGCCGCCCCGGTTTCTGATCGCCGGCCAAGAGACGAACGGCGGCCGCATTTCGCCGGGGACTGCATTGACCCTTCAAGCCGCGAGTCCGATTTACTATACTCTCGACGGAACCGATCCGCAGGCAGAGGGAGAGACGCGGCGCACGACCTGGGTGCCGGTAGGAGCGGCCAAAAAAGTGCTGGTGCCGAGCACCAGTTACGGCATCCGCTGGCGCAGCGATTTAAGCTATGACGACTCGCAGTGGCTGAGCGTCGTCGGCGGCGTCGGTTATGATCTGGACGGCACTTATCGCCCCTTTATTAATTTTGATACCCGCAGCCTGATGTATGACCCCCGGAACGGCAAACCGACTTCCTGCTATCTGCGCATTCCTTTCAAATTGGAAGAGGAGCAGCTTGCAGGCGTGCGCAGGCTGTATTTGAAGATGCGCTACGATGACGGTTTTGTTGCGTTCATCAACGGCGGCATTGCCGCGTCGGCTAACGCTCCTGCCGTTCACTCTTGGGATGCCGCCGCTCTGAGCGCGCGCGAAGCGTCCGAAGAGGAGTTGTTTGATTGTTCATCCGTCATCAAGCGCCTCAAGGCGGGCGACAACCTCTTGGCCATTCAGGCGATGAACGTGAGCTCGAGCAGCTCCGATTTCCTTATCACCGTGGAGCTGATCGCTGAAGAGGGTAAGAACAGCACGCCCTCGCCGAAAGCCATCCGCTACGAAAAGCCGATCGTAGTGGAGCGTACGACGCTTATCGCGGCGCGCACAACTGACGGCTATGAGTGGAGTCCGCTGCACCGCGTGCTGCTGGCCGTCGCCGACCCGCTCCCGTCGCTGCGGATTACCGAGATTCACTACAACCCCCTCTCCGAGGCTGACCGCGACGGCTCATCCTACGAGTTTATCGAGCTTAAAAACATCGGCGTTAAGGCGTTGGACCTGGGGTTCAGCCGGTTTTGCCGCGGTATTGGCTACACCTTTCCGGCCAATGCCCGCCTGGAACCAAACGCGTTCTATGTCATCGCTTCGGACTCGGAGGCGTTTTACAGCCGCTATCACTTTCCGCCGAACGGCGTTTTTTCGGGCAACCTTGACAACGCCGGCGAGCGGCTGGTTCTCATCAATGCCGCCGGCGACACGATCATCGATTTGCGCTACAACGATCGTCCGCCATGGCCCAAAGAAGCGGATGGAAGCGGCAAGTCGCTGGTCGCCGGTGAGGTCGAACCGCGGGGAGATCCGAATCGCGCGGAATACTGGCGCGCCTCGGCGCTGATGCACGGATCCCCCCGCCGCGATGATCGGGCAGCCCTGGAAGTCGTCTCTGCGCAAGCTCAACCCGCTCGTTACGAGCTGTGGCCGCCTTATCCCAATCCCTTTAACACCTCGACCGTCCTTCGTTTTGCTCTGCCCGTCGAGGGTCAGGTGCGAGTGCGTCTGTTCAATCTTCTTGGTCAAGAAGTCGCCGTGCCGGTCGATGACCGTATGAGTGCGGGCGTTCATGACATCACCCTCGATGCAGCATCGTTGAGCTCCGGCGTCTATGTTGTCAAGTTCGAGGCCGGAACTTTTAATCGCCTGCGAAAAATAACGGTTCTAAAATAA